One genomic window of Bacillus mycoides includes the following:
- a CDS encoding MBL fold metallo-hydrolase, with amino-acid sequence MQQIKKIGNSFWYMTPVSETDRPILGMVVGKEKTLMIDAGNSEAHAQLFLEMLKEQNISNPDFVALTHWHWDHIFGLPVLQNALSIAHLETKEEMSTLVSYEWTDEALDARVKEGTEIEFCADCIKKEFSEQARNIKIIPPTLTFQNQLELDLGEVTCVLKHVGGDHSHDSVVIYIKEEKILFLGDCIYADIFSSKWNYTTKRTFTLIEELEKFDAETYILSHGTAINRNEFLQEVHLLKTVGTYTETHKGDEEKIKAAYKRDMDRELNEDEIETITYFVNGYEMVNL; translated from the coding sequence ATGCAGCAAATTAAAAAAATAGGAAATTCATTTTGGTATATGACACCTGTTTCAGAGACAGATAGACCTATTTTAGGAATGGTAGTTGGAAAAGAAAAGACTTTGATGATAGATGCAGGTAATTCAGAAGCACATGCACAATTGTTTTTAGAAATGCTAAAAGAGCAAAATATCTCAAATCCTGATTTTGTAGCATTAACGCATTGGCACTGGGATCATATTTTTGGATTACCTGTATTACAAAATGCATTATCTATCGCACATCTTGAAACAAAAGAAGAGATGAGTACACTTGTTTCTTATGAATGGACAGATGAAGCGTTGGACGCACGTGTAAAAGAGGGTACTGAAATTGAATTTTGTGCAGATTGTATCAAAAAAGAGTTTAGTGAACAAGCGAGAAATATTAAAATTATTCCTCCAACTTTAACATTCCAGAATCAACTTGAATTAGACCTTGGTGAAGTGACATGTGTGTTAAAACATGTGGGCGGAGATCATTCACATGACTCTGTTGTCATTTATATTAAAGAAGAAAAGATATTGTTTTTAGGAGACTGTATATATGCAGACATTTTTTCTTCGAAGTGGAACTATACGACGAAACGAACGTTTACATTAATAGAAGAATTAGAGAAATTTGATGCTGAGACCTATATTCTTTCTCATGGGACAGCAATAAATCGAAATGAATTTTTGCAAGAGGTTCATTTGCTAAAAACAGTAGGAACTTATACGGAAACTCATAAAGGCGATGAAGAGAAGATAAAGGCAGCGTATAAACGAGACATGGATAGAGAATTAAATGAAGATGAGATAGAAACAATAACGTACTTTGTAAATGGTTATGAAATGGTTAATCTGTAA
- a CDS encoding nucleoside hydrolase, whose protein sequence is MEITMMKKVYFNHDGGVDDLISLFLLLQMDNIDLTGISIIPADCYLEPALSASRKIIDRFGKGNIEVAASNSRGKNPFPKDWRMHAFYVDALPILNESGKVVTPVAAKPAHHHLIETLLQTEEKTTLLFTGPLTDLARALYEAPVIKEKIESLVWIGGTFRTAGNVHEPGHDGTAEWNSFWDPEAVAHVWGTNIKIDLVTLESTNQVPLTLDVRERWAKDRKYIGVDFLGQCYAMVPPLVHFSTNSTYYLWDVLTAAFVGRADLAKTKTITSIVHTYGPSQGRTVEIANGRPVNVVYDVKRDAFFEYITELAKKAANHNQC, encoded by the coding sequence ATGGAGATTACAATGATGAAAAAAGTGTACTTCAATCATGATGGTGGTGTAGATGATTTAATTTCATTGTTCCTATTACTTCAGATGGACAATATTGACCTCACAGGTATTTCTATTATCCCAGCAGATTGCTATTTAGAACCAGCGCTATCTGCAAGTCGTAAAATTATCGATCGCTTCGGAAAAGGTAATATTGAAGTAGCAGCGTCAAACTCTCGTGGGAAAAATCCATTTCCAAAAGACTGGCGGATGCATGCATTTTATGTAGATGCTTTACCAATTTTAAATGAGTCTGGGAAAGTTGTAACACCCGTAGCGGCCAAACCTGCGCATCACCATTTAATAGAAACTCTTCTACAAACTGAGGAGAAAACAACTTTATTATTTACAGGTCCTCTTACCGATCTTGCCCGTGCACTATATGAAGCGCCTGTAATCAAAGAAAAAATTGAAAGCCTCGTTTGGATCGGCGGTACATTTCGTACTGCGGGCAACGTACATGAACCTGGGCATGATGGAACAGCCGAGTGGAATTCGTTTTGGGATCCCGAAGCAGTCGCTCATGTATGGGGCACTAATATAAAAATTGATTTAGTAACACTAGAAAGTACAAACCAAGTTCCGCTAACCTTAGACGTACGTGAACGCTGGGCAAAAGACCGTAAATATATTGGTGTCGATTTCCTTGGTCAATGTTATGCAATGGTCCCCCCTCTCGTTCACTTTTCAACTAACTCTACCTACTATTTGTGGGATGTATTAACTGCTGCTTTTGTTGGGAGAGCTGATCTTGCAAAAACAAAAACGATTACTAGTATCGTTCATACATACGGACCCAGCCAAGGACGTACAGTGGAAATTGCTAACGGAAGACCAGTAAATGTCGTTTATGATGTGAAACGTGATGCATTCTTTGAATATATTACTGAATTAGCTAAAAAAGCTGCTAATCACAACCAGTGTTGA
- a CDS encoding DUF2441 domain-containing protein → MNESEFYSYHIVTKNKMKLGQTIHFDKNQNNTLYHFFFEREQLNSNGEDSIQILKSHYTNEELHINNENAKVVINYIDQTIRAVRETIVEMVRLQEYPEYPSRLSCLYASKSYEDALKWKALFDSYNREVLQLVKLRVIGRSFEGDGNLLPKEDGIPFAQKIEQAREYWKGNVRNELPELLINGRIEVVEIIDDFSQIHI, encoded by the coding sequence ATGAATGAATCTGAATTTTACTCGTATCACATCGTTACAAAAAATAAAATGAAACTTGGACAAACAATCCACTTTGATAAAAATCAAAATAATACCCTATATCACTTCTTTTTTGAAAGAGAACAATTAAATTCTAATGGTGAAGACTCCATTCAAATTTTAAAAAGTCATTATACTAATGAGGAATTACATATAAATAATGAAAATGCTAAAGTAGTTATAAATTATATAGATCAAACAATTAGAGCGGTTAGAGAAACGATTGTCGAAATGGTTAGGCTGCAAGAATATCCTGAATACCCTTCAAGGTTGTCTTGCTTATATGCTTCCAAAAGCTATGAAGATGCTTTGAAATGGAAAGCGTTATTTGATTCTTACAACCGAGAAGTTTTGCAACTTGTTAAACTACGAGTAATCGGAAGGTCATTTGAAGGTGACGGAAATCTTTTACCGAAAGAAGATGGTATTCCTTTCGCTCAAAAAATTGAACAGGCTAGAGAGTATTGGAAAGGAAACGTTAGAAATGAACTTCCTGAGCTACTAATTAATGGGAGAATTGAAGTGGTAGAAATTATTGATGATTTTTCCCAAATTCATATTTAA
- a CDS encoding alpha/beta fold hydrolase has protein sequence MLKDRELYLDVSGINHWCKVAGAAHNTVPLIIVHGGPGGNHYVFERTLGMKLEEYLTVVYYEQRGCGRSEAPQDDNDYSINTLAEDLEELRKRLNINKVNLLGYSFGGQLCLEYALKYPEAVEKMVLQAPLLDDYDEVYNVQIEGFLKVTEGKMKEQISIISKSEISLKEKNNQVWNIVDTEVVDRLLFKNQEFAKLNRSLWEESHLSNTGKMSKVIFETKSIVPLIERINDLEQDTCVIVGAHDYNTGVEMSKRITSHMKNSKLVIFENSAHFPDIEETDNVCETIIEFLEI, from the coding sequence ATGTTAAAAGATCGTGAACTTTATTTAGATGTCTCCGGTATTAATCATTGGTGTAAAGTTGCAGGGGCAGCTCATAATACAGTTCCTCTCATTATTGTACATGGAGGTCCAGGCGGTAATCATTATGTATTTGAGAGAACTCTGGGAATGAAATTAGAAGAATATTTAACTGTAGTTTATTATGAACAAAGAGGATGTGGGCGTAGCGAGGCACCTCAAGATGACAATGACTATTCTATAAATACTTTAGCAGAAGATTTGGAGGAATTAAGAAAGCGATTAAATATAAACAAGGTAAATTTGTTAGGATATTCTTTTGGTGGACAACTTTGTTTAGAGTATGCTTTAAAATACCCAGAAGCAGTTGAGAAAATGGTATTACAGGCACCATTATTAGACGATTATGATGAAGTGTATAATGTGCAGATAGAAGGGTTCCTAAAAGTAACGGAAGGGAAAATGAAAGAACAAATATCTATAATTAGTAAGTCGGAAATCTCCTTGAAAGAAAAAAATAATCAAGTTTGGAACATTGTTGATACTGAAGTTGTTGATCGGCTATTGTTTAAAAATCAAGAATTTGCAAAGTTAAATCGTAGTCTTTGGGAAGAAAGTCATTTAAGTAATACAGGGAAGATGAGTAAAGTTATTTTTGAAACGAAATCAATTGTACCGCTTATTGAGCGCATTAATGATTTGGAACAAGATACATGTGTCATTGTTGGAGCGCATGACTATAATACTGGTGTGGAAATGAGCAAAAGGATAACGAGTCATATGAAAAATAGTAAACTTGTTATATTTGAAAATAGTGCACATTTTCCAGATATCGAAGAAACAGATAATGTATGTGAAACGATTATAGAGTTTTTAGAAATATAG
- a CDS encoding GNAT family N-acetyltransferase — MTTLFKAMEFQLKTERLDLSMWEESDSAWMRELIGERGVDMPTLDAVRSMLIEMRKKASENGISLLTIRRRDEGDFIGYCGLIIGRSTLEEPEIAYELFRSAHRKGYATEAASVVLDAAIATGRRRLWSTVGAWNVASFRVLEKIGFERHHSTWDERGEIVWNVRDL, encoded by the coding sequence ATGACAACTTTATTTAAAGCTATGGAGTTCCAGCTGAAAACTGAACGACTTGATTTGAGTATGTGGGAGGAATCTGATTCAGCCTGGATGAGAGAATTAATTGGCGAACGTGGTGTGGATATGCCAACCCTTGACGCCGTTCGTAGCATGCTTATCGAGATGCGTAAGAAAGCAAGTGAAAATGGTATTTCCCTTCTCACTATTCGAAGGCGAGACGAAGGTGATTTCATCGGATACTGTGGCTTGATTATCGGTCGTTCCACACTGGAAGAGCCGGAGATCGCATACGAGTTGTTCCGCAGTGCTCATCGTAAAGGCTATGCGACTGAGGCAGCATCCGTTGTGCTGGACGCTGCGATTGCTACCGGGCGCCGCAGACTTTGGTCGACTGTAGGCGCTTGGAATGTTGCGTCTTTCCGGGTGTTAGAGAAGATAGGATTTGAGAGGCATCACAGTACGTGGGACGAGCGTGGTGAGATTGTTTGGAACGTACGCGACCTTTAG
- a CDS encoding class I SAM-dependent methyltransferase, with amino-acid sequence MVKEIDLQSVQGTMLIPLWGRAYGSEKNKDILDDTEAIRIIKECDFDFSKIADTFGEYGCITYITRARKIDDTIKQFITKNPNATIVNIGSGLDTTFSRIDNGTIQWYNLDLPDAIAFRKTLIEDTPRNINIAKSFFDTSWFNDIKYDPKDGILFISAGVFYYFKEEELKEIIVAMAKRFPGGELYFDAESKFALTLSNATVKKSGNNGAMMYFYVNNPKSIERWSSNIKILSCSPFFKHIPTNKDWDGSTRIMMRIVNLIKMLKFVHIRFEK; translated from the coding sequence ATGGTTAAAGAAATAGATTTACAATCAGTTCAAGGTACTATGCTTATTCCACTATGGGGACGAGCGTATGGTAGTGAGAAAAACAAGGATATTTTAGATGATACGGAAGCTATTCGGATTATTAAAGAATGCGACTTTGATTTCTCTAAAATAGCAGATACATTTGGCGAATACGGATGTATCACTTACATTACCCGTGCACGAAAAATTGATGATACTATAAAACAATTTATTACAAAGAATCCGAATGCTACTATAGTAAATATCGGTTCTGGACTAGACACTACTTTTTCAAGAATTGATAACGGTACTATACAGTGGTATAACCTTGATTTGCCTGATGCGATCGCTTTCCGCAAAACATTAATTGAAGATACACCACGAAATATAAACATTGCCAAATCATTTTTTGACACTTCTTGGTTCAACGATATAAAATATGATCCAAAAGACGGTATTCTTTTTATATCAGCAGGTGTGTTTTATTACTTTAAAGAAGAGGAACTGAAGGAGATAATTGTCGCTATGGCAAAACGTTTTCCTGGAGGAGAATTATATTTTGACGCTGAATCAAAGTTCGCACTGACGCTTTCGAATGCTACTGTAAAAAAATCTGGTAATAACGGTGCTATGATGTATTTTTATGTAAACAATCCAAAATCAATAGAAAGATGGTCTTCTAACATAAAAATATTAAGCTGTTCCCCTTTCTTTAAACATATACCTACAAATAAAGATTGGGATGGAAGTACACGAATCATGATGCGGATTGTAAATTTAATAAAGATGTTGAAGTTCGTTCATATACGGTTTGAAAAATGA